A single region of the Arthrobacter sp. V1I7 genome encodes:
- a CDS encoding family 49 glycosyl hydrolase, which translates to MPGTGLGQLAKRISAAAAVIVFSSGAALPAQAAAVSTAPSQSVPAAAAKDTPITTADNGNLHTWWHDNGVFNTESPIRNDEVRRSSFYDVQVASANQPEKAYDAFTYMSIPRSGKDKIGYTKEDGAEFSSQADLTMSWSSFEYAKDVWVDVNLKTGQTITSADQVQIRPSSYNFEKKLVDADTVKIKVPYSDAGYRFSVEFEPQLYTAFNDMSGDSGKLTTEAEGNRAIHTEPRNSMMIFAEPKLRGEQKERLIPTEESGSIHYPAEGEVTDLNSVTQEIIYFKPGTYSMGSDYHAVLPPNVKWVYLAPGAYVKGAFRFLHDNQSQYKVTGYGVLSGEQYVYEADTNDDYNHLSGASNCHASCVKMLQFASADAEQKLDLQGVTINEPPYHSFVVYGNEQTFRMNVENYKQVGSWYWQTDGIELYKGSTMKNTFFNANDDVLKMYHSDVTIDNTVIWKNENGPVIQWGWTPRNIDNVNVTNTTVIHNRMYWKDVKYNTCILNSSSHWEDMGSTTKADPNTTVKNMRFENITVEGMTNCAIRVYALSDTENIHVKNLNIGGWNGLDWTSQVNQLKRYTNPAGEKVIIGNEIPEGQGLALENYSVGGEVIEKAGGNWADYQLGRLGFDGDNWDSWNAFKSTP; encoded by the coding sequence CAACGGCAATCTGCACACCTGGTGGCATGACAACGGAGTCTTCAACACAGAAAGCCCTATCAGGAACGACGAGGTCCGTCGTTCCTCCTTCTACGACGTTCAGGTGGCCTCGGCCAACCAACCGGAGAAGGCCTACGACGCGTTCACCTACATGAGCATTCCCCGCAGCGGAAAGGACAAGATCGGCTACACCAAGGAAGACGGCGCCGAGTTCTCCTCCCAAGCCGACCTGACCATGAGCTGGTCCAGCTTCGAATACGCCAAAGACGTCTGGGTGGATGTCAATCTCAAGACGGGCCAGACCATCACGTCGGCGGACCAGGTCCAGATCCGCCCCAGCAGCTACAACTTCGAAAAGAAGCTCGTGGACGCGGACACCGTGAAGATCAAGGTGCCCTACTCCGATGCCGGCTACCGGTTCTCGGTGGAATTCGAGCCGCAGCTGTACACGGCCTTTAACGACATGTCCGGGGACAGCGGCAAGCTGACCACCGAGGCCGAGGGCAACCGCGCCATCCACACCGAGCCCCGGAATTCGATGATGATCTTTGCGGAGCCGAAACTCCGCGGCGAGCAGAAGGAGCGGCTGATTCCCACGGAGGAGTCGGGCAGCATCCACTACCCTGCGGAAGGCGAGGTGACGGACCTCAACTCTGTTACCCAGGAAATTATCTACTTCAAGCCCGGCACCTACAGCATGGGTTCGGACTACCACGCGGTCCTGCCGCCCAACGTAAAGTGGGTCTATCTGGCGCCGGGAGCGTACGTAAAGGGAGCCTTCCGGTTCCTCCACGACAACCAGAGCCAGTACAAGGTCACCGGCTACGGGGTCCTCTCCGGCGAGCAGTACGTGTACGAGGCGGACACCAACGACGACTACAACCACCTCAGCGGAGCATCCAACTGCCACGCGTCTTGCGTTAAGATGCTGCAATTCGCCTCGGCCGACGCCGAACAGAAACTGGACCTCCAGGGCGTCACGATCAACGAACCTCCCTACCACTCCTTCGTCGTCTACGGCAACGAGCAGACCTTCCGCATGAACGTGGAGAACTACAAGCAGGTGGGCAGCTGGTACTGGCAGACAGACGGCATCGAGCTGTACAAAGGCAGCACCATGAAGAACACCTTCTTCAACGCGAACGACGACGTGCTGAAGATGTACCACAGCGACGTCACCATCGATAACACCGTGATTTGGAAGAACGAGAACGGACCCGTGATCCAGTGGGGCTGGACTCCCCGGAATATCGACAACGTCAACGTCACCAACACCACAGTCATTCACAACCGGATGTACTGGAAGGACGTCAAATACAACACCTGCATCCTCAATTCCTCCTCACACTGGGAGGACATGGGCTCCACCACCAAGGCGGACCCCAACACCACAGTGAAGAACATGCGGTTCGAAAACATCACGGTTGAAGGCATGACCAACTGCGCCATCCGCGTCTACGCCCTGTCCGACACGGAGAACATCCACGTGAAGAACCTCAACATCGGCGGCTGGAACGGGCTCGACTGGACCTCCCAGGTCAACCAGCTCAAGCGCTACACCAACCCGGCCGGCGAGAAGGTCATCATCGGCAACGAGATTCCTGAGGGTCAGGGGCTCGCGCTTGAGAACTACTCGGTGGGCGGTGAAGTGATCGAGAAAGCGGGCGGCAACTGGGCTGACTACCAGCTGGGCCGGCTCGGTTTCGACGGCGACAACTGGGACAGCTGGAACGCCTTCAAGTCAACGCCGTGA
- a CDS encoding ROK family protein — protein MDEKLHKNLPLIGIDIGGTGIKGGIVDLKNGTLLCAPFRVPTPQPATPESVAEAVALVVAELSARPEAPAAGSPVGVTFPGIIQHGVVHSAANVDKSWLNTDIGALLTARLGRPVEVINDADAAGLAEAAAAQTIEADGGLDVLVNNAGIEGRARNGGVAGAAEVTADMMRTLFETNVFGVVRVIHAFRPLLQRSTAPVVVNLSSGLPPLPGSPRRARRHMLTQGSPIRRRRPRST, from the coding sequence TTGGACGAGAAGCTGCACAAGAACCTCCCGCTGATCGGCATCGACATCGGTGGCACGGGAATTAAGGGCGGCATCGTCGACCTGAAAAACGGCACGCTTCTGTGTGCACCATTCCGCGTACCCACCCCGCAGCCAGCCACCCCTGAGTCCGTTGCCGAAGCCGTGGCGCTGGTGGTCGCCGAGCTCTCGGCCAGGCCGGAAGCCCCTGCTGCCGGATCCCCCGTGGGCGTCACCTTCCCCGGGATCATCCAGCACGGCGTGGTCCACTCCGCCGCGAACGTTGACAAGAGCTGGCTCAACACGGACATCGGCGCCCTTCTGACGGCGCGCCTCGGCCGGCCCGTTGAGGTCATCAACGACGCCGACGCCGCCGGGCTTGCGGAAGCCGCTGCAGCGCAGACCATCGAGGCCGACGGTGGACTGGACGTGCTCGTTAACAACGCCGGCATCGAAGGACGGGCGCGAAACGGAGGTGTTGCCGGTGCCGCAGAGGTGACCGCAGACATGATGCGGACCCTGTTCGAGACGAACGTCTTCGGCGTTGTGCGCGTCATCCACGCATTCCGGCCGCTGCTGCAGCGCTCCACTGCCCCGGTCGTGGTCAACCTCAGCAGCGGCCTGCCTCCATTACCCGGGTCACCGCGCCGGGCACGCCGACATATGCTTACCCAGGGGTCGCCTATCCGGCGTCGAAGACCGCGGTCAACATGA
- a CDS encoding transposase: MPLGRRPGNHCPRDPFRGYANAIRDELPEAITVLDPFHVVKLGSAMVDEVRRRVQQDTLGHRGRKGDPLYGIRRTLQIGAEHLTEKQASRLDAKLTAGDPGQEVTLAWHCYQKLRNIYHGRPERGRELVAEVITSFPTCPIPEVARLGRTLKQWKTAILAYFDTNGASNGPTEAINGVIETTRRIARGFRNFTNYRLRCLLAAGGHRPYRIQKTNHA; encoded by the coding sequence ATGCCACTCGGACGTCGTCCTGGAAATCATTGCCCACGAGATCCGTTCCGCGGCTACGCCAACGCGATCCGCGACGAGCTGCCCGAAGCCATCACCGTCCTGGATCCATTCCATGTCGTGAAACTGGGATCGGCCATGGTCGATGAGGTCCGCCGCCGGGTCCAGCAGGACACGCTGGGGCACCGGGGCCGCAAGGGCGATCCGCTCTACGGGATCCGCCGGACCCTGCAGATCGGCGCGGAACATCTGACCGAGAAACAGGCTTCCCGGCTCGATGCGAAGCTCACTGCCGGAGACCCGGGCCAGGAGGTCACGCTGGCCTGGCATTGCTACCAGAAGCTCCGCAACATCTACCACGGCCGCCCGGAGCGCGGTAGGGAACTTGTGGCCGAGGTGATCACATCGTTCCCGACCTGCCCGATCCCGGAAGTCGCCCGCCTCGGCCGGACACTCAAACAATGGAAGACGGCGATCCTGGCCTACTTCGACACCAACGGCGCCTCGAACGGGCCCACCGAAGCGATCAACGGCGTCATCGAAACCACCCGAAGGATCGCCCGCGGCTTCCGCAACTTCACCAACTACCGGCTCAGATGCCTACTTGCCGCCGGTGGACACCGCCCTTACCGGATCCAAAAGACCAACCATGCCTAA
- a CDS encoding DUF2306 domain-containing protein, with translation MPFALVALVFVPAAAGPLRLIELAGGQTLIPENASMTASPVPVVVHIVSAIPYAVLGAFQFSPGCRRRWPAWHRAAGHVLVILGLTVAFSALWMTQFYPRQPGTGELAYLLRLAFGSGMAASIILGLAAVCHADVARHRAWMTRAYALALGAGTQVFTQGIGNAVFGVSELTTDLMLGAGWALNLIAAEFIIRSGGNRAARATGEVLLS, from the coding sequence GTGCCGTTCGCACTGGTCGCCCTCGTCTTCGTCCCCGCCGCAGCCGGCCCTTTACGGCTTATCGAGCTGGCCGGCGGCCAGACTCTTATCCCGGAGAACGCCAGCATGACGGCCTCACCCGTGCCCGTGGTCGTGCACATCGTCAGCGCGATCCCCTACGCGGTCCTGGGCGCTTTCCAGTTCTCCCCCGGGTGCCGGCGTCGCTGGCCGGCCTGGCACCGTGCGGCCGGACACGTCCTCGTGATCCTGGGACTCACCGTTGCGTTCTCCGCGCTGTGGATGACGCAGTTTTACCCCCGACAGCCCGGCACCGGGGAGCTCGCCTACCTCCTCCGGCTGGCGTTCGGTTCTGGCATGGCGGCCAGCATCATCCTCGGCCTCGCAGCGGTCTGCCACGCCGACGTAGCACGTCACCGGGCCTGGATGACACGCGCCTACGCGCTGGCTCTCGGCGCCGGCACCCAGGTCTTCACCCAAGGCATCGGGAATGCCGTCTTCGGCGTCAGCGAACTCACCACGGACCTCATGCTGGGGGCAGGATGGGCCCTGAATCTTATTGCTGCGGAGTTCATCATCCGCAGCGGCGGCAACCGAGCAGCCAGGGCAACGGGCGAGGTCCTGCTCTCATGA